The Deltaproteobacteria bacterium DNA window ACCGTCGTCGAGGAAGCGGCTCAGGGCCTCGCGCTGGTTCAGCGCGTACCGGATGGCGGTGGAGATGGGCGTCTGGTCCAGCACCTTGGCTGCCTCGACCGTGCACCAGCCGAAGAGCTCGTCGAGGCCGGGCTTGGACTTCTCGAGGCGCGCCTGGTGTGATCGATCACAGCGAGCCGCGTGAATCTGGACCGGGGATCGTCGGGGATCAGGCTCCCAGAGTCGCCGTCGTCGTCGCTCGGTACTGGTGCAGGAGGGCGAGGAGCAGTGCTCGCGGAC harbors:
- a CDS encoding transposase, coding for MHAARCDRSHQARLEKSKPGLDELFGWCTVEAAKVLDQTPISTAIRYALNQREALSRFLDDG